In Piliocolobus tephrosceles isolate RC106 chromosome 10, ASM277652v3, whole genome shotgun sequence, a single window of DNA contains:
- the LOC116418962 gene encoding proline-rich protein 2-like: MWSWKTVAAAVEAAASGCGRGARRDPPPPPPPQLPPPPAAPAPRRTRALAARAPPAPTGPTPTRFSQGPALPAVPKRPCPYCARATLRGPLPPFCPLGASVGTPRLACARLLRGSPRLFPPPSNQIGRGARSPGDA; encoded by the coding sequence ATGTGGAGCTGGAAAACTGTGGCGGCGGCGGTGGAGGCGGCGGCCTCTGGCTGCGGACGTGGCGCCCGACGCGACCCGCCCCCTCCGCCGCCTCCTCAGCTCCCGCCTCCTCCCGCGGCTCCGGCTCCGAGGCGCACGCGCGCTCTTGCAGCCCGGGCCCCTCCCGCGCCCACCGGGCCTACGCCCACCCGTTTCTCGCAGGGTCCGGCCCTCCCAGCAGTCCCCAAGCGGCCTTGTCCCTATTGCGCACGCGCGACGCTCCGAGGCCCGCTCCCGCCCTTTTGCCCTCTGGGCGCCTCCGTGGGAACCCCCCGGCTGGCCTGCGCGCGCCTCCTCCGGGGGTCTCCCCGCCTTTTTCCGCCGCCATCCAATCAGATCGGGCGAGGGGCGCGAAGCCCGGGAGACGCGTAG